The following are encoded in a window of Ciona intestinalis unplaced genomic scaffold, KH HT000020.2, whole genome shotgun sequence genomic DNA:
- the LOC113474891 gene encoding uncharacterized protein LOC113474891, whose product MCLLGSKGDNILRSFYLTEQQAGSYAEIKRRFYNYFNVRRNVIYERSLFNRRYQYTGESVHDFITSLYTLASSCNYGQLREEMIRDRLVVGIGDRSLSERLQLMAYLTLERAISVIRNTDVFKKQQPMLKEQNRSSLDLVRTKRGGGFKVENRRAPQPFFNQPSNQRPRVAARCEWCGRNAHPRKFCPRAMRHVSRVALEDILNPGVKHTRVHNVVTETAFLGSISTSGTDEIVHVNEIAVEFKIDTGADVTVIGKDIYELFKTPLERSALAISGPKDGIVSTRWNVCR is encoded by the coding sequence ATGTGTCTACTTGGATCTAAAGGTGATAACATTTTAAGGTCATTTTATTTAACCGAGCAACAAGCGGGAAGTTACGCAGAAATTAAGcgacgattttataattattttaatgtccGGCGTAACGTAATTTATGAAAGGTCATTGTTTAACCGCCGTTATCAATATACGGGAGAATCGGTGCATGACTTCATTACGTCTTTGTACACGTTAGCTTCTAGCTGTAACTATGGTCAATTACGGGAAGAAATGATTCGCGATCGGTTAGTTGTAGGAATTGGTGACCGATCACTATCAGAAAGACTACAATTAATGGCGTACCTCACGTTGGAAAGAGCCATAAGCGTGATTAGAAATACGGACGTCTTTAAGAAGCAACAACCGATGCTCAAAGAACAGAATAGATCCTCGCTCGACTTGGTGCGTACAAAGAGAGGCGGGGGTTTTAAAGTGGAAAACCGCCGTGCACCGCAACCGTTTTTTAATCAGCCTTCTAATCAACGTCCCAGAGTGGCTGCTCGTTGCGAATGGTGCGGGAGAAACGCGCATCCGAGGAAATTCTGCCCGCGAGCAATGCGACATGTTTCGCGTGTGGCACTAGAGGACATTTTAAATCCAGGTGTAAAACACACCCGAGTGCACAATGTGGTTACAGAAACTGCTTTTCTGGGCTCAATTTCTACGTCAGGTACGGATGAAATCGTGCACGTAAACGAAATAGCAGTGGAATTTAAAATCGATACGGGAGCGGATGTTACGGTTATCGGAAAAGACATTTACGAACTATTTAAGACGCCACTAGAACGTTCCGCTTTGGCAATTTCTGGACCAAAAGACGGAATCGTTAGCACACGATGGAATGTTTGTCGCTAA